In Gigantopelta aegis isolate Gae_Host chromosome 14, Gae_host_genome, whole genome shotgun sequence, the following proteins share a genomic window:
- the LOC121388722 gene encoding uncharacterized protein LOC121388722, with product MRLQMTCFQNWHSTLLWNSFILLISLYSAAAYKCSRDGSKIVRNVILDKIKPAFWQQIPEYIQHIATSSFTKMEMPKTCPFYLQRELFFLQEERKVVEGANRWKCNICGKAFITEHFLDKHFDNRHRDWIREGNDSVCLSDYCDIFRCDILSHSRRPDFWDVALCLEDDMQEVFEKCMTQMKQCMPSESPGNWSAVLSGLLHDRVCSYLTCNKYWDIPQQQRHSEGLIAFYIISSVLVGFGLVVYYCIFYQYYYTDAFADSVVPESYSRNQRHEELRHRNSDRLYDFS from the exons ATGCGGTTACAAATGACATGTTTTCAGAACTGGCACTCCACACTGCTCTGGAATTCATTT atTCTGCTGATCTCACTATACAGTGCTGCAGCTTACAAGTGTTCTAGAGACGGGTCCAAAATAGTCCGCAATGTCATTCTTGAT AAAATAAAACCGGCATTCTGGCAACAGATACCAGAATACATTCAGCATATAGCTACCTCGAGTTTCACAAAGATGGAAATGCCAAAGACATGTCCATTCTATCTTCAACGAGAACTTTTTTTCCTCCAGGAAGAACGCAAAGTTGTGGAAGGTGCAAACCGATGGAAGTGTAACATTTGTGGGAAAGCATTTATTACAGAACACTTCCTCGACAAACATTTTGACAACAGGCACAGAGATTGGATTAGAGAG GGCAATGattctgtctgcctgtctgatTACTGTGATATTTTCCGCTGTGATATTTTGTCACATTCCCGTCGTCCCGACTTCTGGGATGTGGCGCTGTGTTTAGAAGATGACATGCAGGAAGTGTTTGAGAAGTGCATG ACTCAGATGAAACAGTGTATGCCGAGTGAATCACCAGGTAACTGGAGTGCCGTTTTGTCAG GATTGTTACATGACCGAGTGTGTTCTTACTTGACGTGCAACAAGTACTGGGATATCCCGCAGCAACAGAGG CATTCTGAAGGTCTTATAGCTTTCTATATCATCAGCTCAGTGTTGGTGGGGTTCGGTTTGGTCGTGTATTACTGCATCTTCTACCAGTACTACTA CACGGATGCGTTTGCCGACAGCGTGGTACCGGAATCGTATTCCAGGAACCAGAGACACGAGGAACTGAGACACAGAAATTCAGATAGGCTCTATGACTTTTCCTGA